Proteins from one Paracoccus aminovorans genomic window:
- a CDS encoding J domain-containing protein, with translation MSDEAASWPWDVLGVAPDASQAELRRAYAVRLKALDIERQPDDFGALRAAYECARQIARQQDPAPAGPPPAGALPFGRQAHPPAQPEREAETERVPQAPRPPPPAAGNEGAAVPPPSPQPGSAARAEEPALDFDRAVKRMRAMLSDGRVNMAEWRALFGQEVLDQPEASRRFERILVEMLEARISRITHAIHAAPFRNREWLELIEDRYGWKTDGLRFQNLFPAHLDVLMHYIEMRRGVGLDPPIAALPPANPWWARLLDLLNLILRPAFFAFAAILVLLLAFGQAARTEWMRLFLGTLILVAFVWGVLPDAWKELRLPVPRLVGVGAVGQWLRRRSAAVFGLNLVVLLVVLLFAGTVVRPNLREGWISERQVFAPRPAVPSWRDAYRMIAPDRSTVERTARTLASGAIDGAEALDRMDMPYPRIAVPAPAPGTGHGEAAEDGTGDVADASLTCARSGACVMEMGVDVPVHAVVTAVKTGGSERFRLGRVTASWQGKLGEPLGASKVRPETFKLRLDPSAAAEYPTEFLPLGGRYDGTVEVHVADLSLRRGSDGAAQLRILPTRREHGALVLAGCEDDFVDLKWRNLLIVNPRAGSLVAEICSLPSDMMRLTFHASAPAVMEESGEAHVDLSQPLQRLMLGSWSAGTPGAAGKDDAVSRLALEIGDRTIQDYLTIFWSSPRPEDLDAYLQRRPQIAAPQDRPDQAALLAAARNQPHLTHAYRFRADLGTAILGDMFRYLEARGLLDS, from the coding sequence ATGTCCGATGAGGCCGCCTCCTGGCCCTGGGACGTTCTGGGCGTCGCCCCTGACGCCAGCCAGGCCGAACTGCGCCGCGCCTATGCCGTTCGGCTGAAGGCCCTGGACATCGAGCGCCAGCCCGACGACTTCGGCGCATTGCGCGCCGCCTACGAATGCGCCCGGCAGATCGCGCGGCAGCAGGACCCGGCCCCGGCCGGGCCGCCGCCGGCCGGGGCGCTGCCTTTCGGGCGGCAGGCGCATCCGCCGGCCCAGCCGGAACGGGAAGCGGAAACGGAGCGAGTGCCGCAAGCGCCTCGGCCACCGCCGCCAGCGGCCGGGAACGAAGGCGCCGCCGTTCCGCCGCCCTCACCCCAGCCCGGGTCGGCAGCGAGGGCCGAGGAGCCTGCGCTAGACTTCGACCGGGCCGTGAAGCGCATGCGCGCTATGCTGTCGGACGGGCGGGTCAATATGGCGGAATGGCGCGCCTTGTTCGGGCAGGAGGTCCTGGACCAGCCCGAGGCCAGCCGTCGCTTCGAGCGGATCCTCGTCGAAATGCTGGAGGCGCGAATTTCGCGGATCACCCACGCGATCCATGCCGCCCCGTTCCGCAACCGCGAATGGCTGGAACTGATCGAGGATCGCTACGGCTGGAAAACCGACGGCCTGCGGTTCCAGAACCTGTTTCCCGCGCATCTCGACGTTCTCATGCACTATATTGAGATGCGGCGCGGGGTCGGGCTCGACCCCCCGATAGCGGCGTTGCCGCCGGCCAATCCCTGGTGGGCCCGGCTGCTGGACCTGCTGAACCTGATCCTGCGGCCGGCTTTTTTCGCCTTTGCGGCAATTCTTGTTCTCTTGCTGGCATTCGGTCAGGCGGCCCGGACGGAATGGATGCGTCTGTTCCTTGGCACCCTGATCCTCGTCGCTTTTGTCTGGGGCGTCCTGCCGGATGCGTGGAAAGAGCTCAGGCTTCCGGTGCCGCGCCTCGTGGGGGTCGGCGCGGTCGGACAATGGCTGCGCCGGCGCTCGGCCGCGGTCTTCGGCCTTAACCTGGTGGTGCTGCTGGTGGTTCTTCTGTTCGCGGGCACCGTCGTGCGTCCCAACCTGCGGGAAGGCTGGATTTCCGAACGCCAGGTTTTCGCGCCACGCCCCGCCGTGCCGTCCTGGCGCGACGCATATCGCATGATCGCGCCGGATCGTTCCACGGTCGAGCGCACCGCCCGCACGCTGGCATCGGGCGCCATCGACGGCGCCGAGGCGCTCGACCGGATGGACATGCCCTATCCCCGCATTGCGGTTCCGGCGCCCGCGCCCGGCACCGGCCACGGGGAAGCGGCAGAGGACGGCACGGGCGACGTCGCGGATGCGAGCCTGACCTGCGCTCGCAGCGGCGCCTGCGTGATGGAGATGGGCGTCGATGTCCCGGTGCATGCCGTGGTGACCGCGGTCAAGACCGGGGGCTCCGAACGGTTCCGGCTTGGGCGGGTGACGGCCTCGTGGCAGGGAAAGCTCGGCGAGCCGCTTGGCGCGTCGAAGGTCCGGCCCGAAACCTTCAAGTTGCGCCTCGATCCGTCCGCAGCCGCAGAGTACCCGACCGAGTTCTTGCCGCTGGGGGGCCGTTATGACGGAACGGTCGAGGTCCATGTTGCGGATCTGTCGCTTCGCCGCGGTAGCGATGGCGCGGCGCAACTGCGGATCCTTCCGACCCGGCGAGAGCACGGCGCCCTGGTGCTGGCCGGCTGCGAGGATGATTTCGTCGACCTCAAATGGCGAAACCTGCTGATCGTCAATCCGCGCGCCGGCAGCCTGGTGGCCGAGATCTGCTCTTTGCCCAGCGATATGATGCGCCTGACCTTCCATGCCTCCGCTCCGGCCGTGATGGAGGAAAGCGGAGAGGCGCATGTCGACCTGTCCCAACCGCTGCAACGTCTCATGCTCGGGTCGTGGTCGGCCGGAACCCCAGGGGCCGCGGGCAAGGACGACGCGGTTTCTCGGCTGGCGCTGGAGATCGGCGACCGGACGATCCAGGACTACCTGACGATTTTCTGGTCCTCGCCCCGGCCCGAAGACCTGGATGCCTATCTGCAGCGCCGTCCGCAGATCGCCGCGCCGCAGGACCGTCCCGATCAGGCTGCGCTGCTGGCGGCGGCGCGCAATCAGCCGCATCTGACCCATGCCTATCGCTTCCGCGCGGATCTGGGGACCGCGATTCTGGGGGACATGTTCCGCTATCTGGAAGCGCGCGGGCTGCTCGATTCATGA
- the pdxR gene encoding MocR-like pyridoxine biosynthesis transcription factor PdxR, translated as MRGHIPIEMFFQRDGAKGTLQVQLAAAIVRAILETRTQPGMRLPSTRGLASSLGISRMTVTLVYQELISQGYLEARPRSGVVVAPTVPHRRLKMPEALSGQTALDWDSWLPIRPPRQRVIRKPANWRDFRYPFIYGQSDASLFDHNAWRNCARRAWGTRDFGELAADFYGADDPMLIDYICSHTLPRRGIQARPDEVLVTLGAQNALYMTIELLARGDRLAVTEDPGYPDFAETLRLAHSPTAFLQVDEGGLNPALLPPETRLVIVTPSHNIPTGATMPLARRRELLERAATHDFLIVEDDYDFEMSFLAPPAPALKSLDREGRVIYTGSFSKSLFPGLRIGYMVAAAPLIARARALRSIMLRHPPNHLQRITAYFLALGHYDAHIVRLRESLKRRRALMEQALAQTPLRIAGAASAGGASLWIEGPEGCDSSALAEALRQDSVLIEPGEVFFETPPDPCPYFRLGYSTIGEADIPRGIELIARRATG; from the coding sequence ATGCGCGGCCATATCCCCATCGAGATGTTTTTCCAGCGCGACGGCGCCAAGGGCACGCTTCAGGTGCAACTGGCGGCGGCCATCGTGCGCGCGATCCTGGAAACGCGGACCCAGCCCGGCATGAGGCTGCCCTCGACGCGCGGATTGGCCAGTTCCCTTGGCATCTCGCGCATGACCGTCACCCTGGTTTATCAAGAGCTTATCAGCCAGGGCTATCTGGAAGCCCGGCCCCGGTCGGGGGTGGTGGTGGCCCCCACCGTGCCGCATCGGCGGCTGAAGATGCCGGAGGCGCTATCCGGCCAGACCGCGCTGGACTGGGACAGCTGGCTGCCGATCCGGCCGCCGCGCCAAAGGGTGATCCGCAAGCCCGCGAACTGGCGCGATTTCCGCTATCCCTTCATCTATGGCCAGAGCGACGCGTCGCTTTTCGACCACAACGCCTGGCGCAACTGCGCGCGCCGCGCCTGGGGCACCCGCGATTTCGGCGAACTGGCCGCGGATTTCTACGGCGCCGACGATCCGATGCTGATCGACTACATCTGTTCGCATACGCTGCCCCGGCGGGGCATCCAGGCCCGCCCGGACGAGGTGCTGGTGACCCTGGGGGCGCAGAACGCGCTTTACATGACCATCGAGCTTTTGGCGCGCGGAGACCGTCTGGCGGTGACCGAGGACCCGGGCTATCCGGATTTCGCCGAGACGCTGCGGCTGGCGCACAGCCCCACGGCCTTTCTGCAGGTGGACGAGGGCGGCCTGAACCCCGCGCTGCTGCCGCCGGAAACCCGGCTGGTCATCGTCACGCCCAGCCACAACATCCCGACCGGCGCCACCATGCCGCTGGCCCGCCGGCGCGAACTGCTGGAGCGCGCCGCGACGCATGACTTCCTGATCGTCGAGGACGACTACGATTTCGAGATGTCCTTCCTGGCACCGCCGGCGCCGGCGCTGAAGTCGCTCGACCGCGAGGGGCGGGTCATCTATACCGGCAGCTTCTCGAAATCCTTGTTCCCGGGGCTGCGCATCGGCTACATGGTCGCGGCCGCGCCGCTGATCGCGCGCGCCCGGGCCCTGCGTTCGATCATGCTGCGGCATCCGCCGAACCACCTGCAGCGCATCACCGCCTATTTCCTGGCGCTCGGCCATTACGACGCCCATATCGTGCGCCTGCGCGAATCGCTCAAGCGCCGCCGCGCGCTGATGGAGCAGGCGCTGGCGCAAACCCCGCTGCGCATCGCGGGCGCGGCCTCGGCCGGCGGGGCCAGCCTGTGGATCGAGGGTCCCGAGGGTTGCGACAGCAGCGCGCTGGCCGAGGCTCTGCGGCAAGACAGCGTGCTGATCGAGCCGGGCGAGGTGTTTTTCGAGACGCCGCCCGACCCTTGCCCCTATTTCCGGCTGGGCTATTCCACCATCGGCGAGGCCGATATCCCGCGCGGCATCGAGCTGATCGCGCGGCGCGCGACCGGCTGA
- the xsc gene encoding sulfoacetaldehyde acetyltransferase: protein MRMTTEEAFIKVLQLHGIEHAFGIIGSAMMPVSDLFPKAGITFWDTAHETNAGLMADGFTRSTGKMSMAIAQNGPGVTGFVTPVKTAYWNHTPLLLVTPQAANKTIGQGGFQEMEQMRMFADCVCYQEEVRDPSRIPEVLNRVIMQAWRNSAPAQMNIPRDMWTQVIDVDLPQVVRFERPAGGEQAVAEAAKLLSEAQFPVILSGAGVVLGGAIPDLAKLAERLDAPVASNYQHNDSFPGSHPLAVGPLGYNGSKAAMELIAKADVVLALGTRLNPFSTLPGYGIDYWPKEAKIIQVDINADRIGLTKKVTVGIQGDAGKVARAILAQLAPGAGDAGRQERRDLIATTKSRWAQELSSLDHEDDDPGTVWNEEARQRDAGLMSPRQAWRAIMQAVPADAIVSSDIGNNCAIGNAYPSFEAGRKYLAPGLFGPCGYGFPAILGAKIGNPDVPVIGFAGDGAFGISMNEMVSVGRKDWPAVTMVIFRNYQWGAEKRNTTLWYANNFVGTELDRGTTYAGIAKACGVEGVQVSSAEELTAALHDAVERQMKEGRTTFIEVLLNQELGEPFRRDAMKKPVPVAGVDKADMRPQQGA from the coding sequence ATGAGAATGACGACCGAGGAAGCCTTTATCAAGGTTCTGCAGCTGCATGGGATCGAGCATGCTTTCGGGATCATCGGCTCTGCGATGATGCCGGTATCGGATCTTTTCCCGAAGGCGGGGATCACGTTCTGGGACACGGCGCATGAGACGAACGCCGGTCTGATGGCGGACGGGTTCACGCGTTCGACGGGCAAGATGTCGATGGCGATCGCGCAGAACGGCCCCGGGGTGACCGGCTTCGTGACGCCGGTGAAGACCGCCTACTGGAACCACACGCCCTTGCTTCTGGTGACGCCGCAGGCGGCGAACAAGACCATCGGCCAGGGCGGGTTCCAGGAGATGGAGCAGATGCGCATGTTCGCCGATTGCGTGTGTTATCAAGAGGAAGTGCGCGATCCTTCGCGCATTCCCGAGGTCCTGAACCGGGTGATCATGCAGGCCTGGCGCAACTCGGCGCCGGCGCAGATGAACATCCCGCGCGACATGTGGACCCAGGTGATCGACGTCGACCTGCCGCAGGTGGTGCGCTTCGAGCGCCCGGCCGGCGGCGAGCAGGCGGTGGCCGAGGCGGCGAAGTTGCTCAGCGAGGCGCAGTTCCCGGTGATCCTGTCGGGCGCCGGCGTGGTGCTGGGGGGCGCGATCCCGGACCTGGCGAAGCTGGCCGAGCGGCTGGATGCGCCGGTGGCCTCGAACTACCAGCACAACGACAGCTTCCCGGGCAGCCACCCGCTGGCGGTGGGGCCCTTGGGCTACAATGGCAGCAAGGCGGCGATGGAGCTGATCGCCAAGGCCGACGTGGTGCTGGCGCTGGGGACGCGGCTCAACCCGTTCTCGACCCTGCCGGGCTACGGCATCGACTATTGGCCGAAGGAGGCGAAGATCATCCAGGTCGACATCAACGCCGACCGGATCGGGCTGACCAAGAAGGTGACGGTGGGCATCCAGGGCGACGCCGGCAAGGTGGCGCGCGCGATCCTGGCGCAGCTGGCCCCCGGCGCGGGCGACGCCGGCCGGCAGGAGCGCCGCGACCTGATCGCGACCACCAAGTCCCGCTGGGCGCAGGAACTGTCGAGCCTGGACCACGAGGACGACGATCCGGGCACGGTCTGGAACGAGGAGGCGCGCCAGCGCGACGCCGGTCTGATGAGCCCGCGCCAGGCCTGGCGGGCGATCATGCAGGCGGTGCCGGCGGATGCGATCGTCAGCTCGGACATCGGCAACAACTGCGCCATCGGCAACGCCTATCCCAGCTTCGAGGCGGGTCGGAAATACCTGGCGCCGGGCCTGTTCGGTCCCTGCGGCTACGGCTTCCCGGCGATCCTGGGCGCCAAGATCGGCAATCCGGACGTGCCGGTGATCGGCTTTGCCGGCGACGGCGCCTTCGGCATCTCGATGAACGAGATGGTGTCGGTGGGGCGCAAGGACTGGCCGGCGGTGACGATGGTGATCTTCCGCAACTACCAGTGGGGCGCGGAAAAGCGCAACACGACGCTGTGGTACGCCAACAACTTCGTCGGCACCGAGCTGGACCGCGGCACGACCTATGCCGGCATCGCCAAGGCCTGCGGCGTCGAGGGCGTGCAGGTGTCGAGCGCCGAGGAGCTGACGGCGGCGCTGCACGATGCGGTCGAGCGGCAGATGAAGGAGGGCAGGACCACCTTCATCGAGGTGCTGCTGAACCAGGAGCTGGGCGAGCCCTTCCGGCGCGACGCGATGAAGAAGCCGGTGCCGGTGGCGGGCGTCGACAAGGCCGACATGCGCCCGCAGCAGGGCGCCTGA
- a CDS encoding nuclear transport factor 2 family protein produces the protein MTSPLTVSDLESTFESFNRHDISGVMTHFADDCVFYTVAGDHEYGNRIEGKAAIAKAFEAVWTTMPDAEWADHSHFLSEDGTRGVSQWTFRATNPDGSRIEVQGADLFRIRDGKLVEKQAIRKQRPAIPAK, from the coding sequence ATGACCTCTCCTCTGACTGTTTCCGACCTTGAATCGACGTTTGAGTCTTTCAACCGGCACGACATTTCTGGCGTGATGACGCATTTTGCGGACGACTGCGTGTTCTACACCGTCGCCGGGGACCACGAATACGGCAACCGGATCGAGGGCAAGGCGGCGATCGCCAAGGCCTTCGAGGCGGTCTGGACCACGATGCCGGACGCGGAATGGGCCGATCACAGCCATTTCCTGTCCGAGGACGGCACCCGGGGCGTCAGCCAGTGGACCTTCCGCGCCACCAACCCCGACGGCAGCCGCATCGAGGTCCAGGGCGCGGACCTGTTCCGCATCCGGGACGGCAAGCTGGTCGAGAAACAGGCGATCCGCAAGCAGCGCCCCGCGATCCCGGCGAAGTGA
- a CDS encoding NAD(P)/FAD-dependent oxidoreductase: MLAIEKRRGAVPFDPLYDPMTARGLGPRSDYAPTYWIGTAGPAPQDDGPVTGDLDADVVVIGSGYTGLSCALHLAKEHGIKPVMLEANGVAYGCSTRNGGQAQVSAGRLKRSQWIERWGLDVAKRLHAEVCEGFDLFRALIRDHAIDCDPQDGGHYYIAHKASVMAGLQKEAALLRDSFGYDARMISRDELHRTVARDQEAHGAMWEVDGVGIHAAKLAFGYLRAARELGARVHVDSPVQGWDYRGGVHHLRTPGGTVRARRVAVATAAYAPRGLHPQLRDRLMPIMSNSIVTRVLTPDELEAVGIRTGSPLTDTRVLRHYYRLLPDNRLQIGSRAAITGRDAANPAHLQALQEGMYRKFPALRGIELDYSWWGWVDVSHDMMPRITAMPGLPGAFYALGYGGNGVMYSAQAGRRMAQLVAGGTLPALPIFNTELPHEGWKTPFRRLGQWGLYKLYHYRDERK, from the coding sequence ATGCTGGCAATCGAGAAGCGCCGGGGCGCGGTCCCCTTCGATCCGCTCTACGACCCGATGACGGCGCGGGGCCTGGGGCCGCGCAGCGATTACGCGCCGACCTACTGGATCGGCACCGCCGGTCCGGCGCCGCAGGACGACGGCCCGGTCACGGGCGATCTGGATGCCGACGTGGTGGTGATCGGCTCGGGCTATACCGGCCTGTCCTGCGCGCTGCACCTGGCCAAGGAGCACGGCATCAAACCCGTGATGCTGGAAGCCAACGGCGTCGCCTACGGCTGCTCGACCCGCAACGGCGGCCAGGCCCAGGTCAGCGCCGGCCGGCTCAAGCGCAGCCAGTGGATCGAGCGCTGGGGCCTCGACGTGGCCAAGCGGCTGCATGCCGAGGTCTGCGAGGGGTTCGACCTGTTCCGCGCCCTGATCCGCGACCACGCCATCGACTGCGATCCGCAGGACGGCGGGCATTACTACATCGCCCACAAGGCCTCGGTGATGGCGGGCCTGCAGAAAGAGGCGGCGCTCTTGCGCGACAGCTTCGGCTACGATGCCCGCATGATCTCGCGCGACGAGCTGCACCGGACCGTCGCCCGCGACCAGGAGGCGCATGGCGCCATGTGGGAGGTGGACGGCGTCGGCATCCATGCCGCGAAGCTGGCCTTCGGCTATCTGCGCGCGGCGCGCGAGCTGGGCGCCCGGGTGCATGTCGACAGCCCGGTGCAGGGCTGGGACTACCGGGGCGGCGTGCACCACCTGCGCACGCCGGGCGGCACGGTGCGCGCCCGGCGCGTGGCGGTGGCGACGGCGGCCTATGCGCCGCGCGGGCTGCACCCGCAACTGCGGGACCGGCTGATGCCGATCATGTCGAACAGCATCGTGACGCGGGTGCTGACGCCGGACGAGCTGGAGGCGGTGGGCATCCGCACCGGCTCGCCGCTGACCGACACCCGGGTGCTGCGCCATTACTATCGCCTGCTGCCGGACAACCGGCTGCAGATCGGTTCGCGCGCCGCGATCACCGGGCGCGACGCGGCGAATCCCGCGCATCTTCAGGCGCTTCAGGAGGGAATGTATCGCAAGTTCCCGGCGCTGCGCGGGATCGAGCTGGACTACAGCTGGTGGGGCTGGGTGGATGTCAGCCACGACATGATGCCGCGCATCACCGCCATGCCCGGCCTGCCCGGCGCCTTCTATGCGCTGGGTTACGGCGGCAACGGCGTCATGTATTCGGCCCAGGCGGGCCGGCGCATGGCGCAACTGGTCGCGGGCGGCACGCTGCCCGCGCTGCCGATCTTCAACACCGAACTGCCGCATGAAGGCTGGAAGACGCCGTTCCGGCGGCTGGGCCAATGGGGCCTCTACAAACTTTACCACTATCGCGACGAGCGCAAATAG